From one Mycobacterium colombiense CECT 3035 genomic stretch:
- a CDS encoding molybdopterin-dependent oxidoreductase yields the protein MRPVRSPASEGTEAPEAPGGYGFPARLWRLLDKHPPPGVRRAQRWRSPLRGPWLTSVFGSVLLVTLPVVIVTGLLSYIAYGPRFGQAIPGDVGWLKLPTFDWPTRPSWLYRLTQGLHVGLGLILIPVVLAKLWSVLPRLFVWPPARSIAQLLERVSLLMLVGGVLFEIVTGVLNIQYDYIFGFSFYTAHYFGAWVFITGFVVHIAIKLPKMWAGLRSISVREVFHTGRAGTRAQAWEPDGLVAPEPRPATMSRRGALALVGGGALFIAVITAGQTLGGFARPAALLLPRGRTRGAGPNDFEINRTAVAAGISAENTGERWRLHLSGGSRPQALGRAALLAMPQHTAVLPIACVEGWSTTQRWTGVRLADLARLAGVPAPESAHVTSLERSGAFGRATLQGSQVLHPDALLALRVNGTDLSPDHGFPARIIVPALPGVHNTKWVESIAFQGAANA from the coding sequence CGGCGGGCACAACGGTGGCGCAGCCCGTTGCGCGGGCCTTGGCTGACATCGGTCTTCGGTTCGGTGCTGCTGGTGACGCTGCCGGTCGTCATCGTCACCGGCCTGCTGTCGTACATCGCCTATGGGCCCCGGTTCGGCCAGGCCATTCCCGGCGACGTCGGCTGGCTGAAGCTGCCGACGTTCGATTGGCCCACCCGTCCGTCGTGGCTGTATCGGCTGACCCAAGGGCTGCACGTCGGGCTCGGCCTGATCTTGATCCCGGTGGTGCTGGCCAAGCTGTGGTCGGTGCTGCCCAGGCTGTTCGTGTGGCCGCCCGCCCGGTCCATAGCCCAACTGCTGGAACGGGTTTCGCTGCTGATGCTGGTCGGGGGCGTCCTGTTCGAAATCGTCACCGGCGTGTTGAACATCCAGTACGACTACATCTTCGGGTTCAGCTTCTACACCGCGCACTACTTCGGGGCGTGGGTGTTCATCACCGGGTTCGTGGTGCATATCGCGATCAAGCTCCCGAAAATGTGGGCCGGTCTGCGCTCGATCTCCGTGCGCGAGGTCTTCCACACCGGGCGCGCGGGCACCAGAGCCCAGGCGTGGGAGCCGGACGGACTGGTCGCCCCCGAACCGCGGCCCGCGACCATGAGTCGTCGCGGCGCGCTGGCGCTGGTGGGCGGCGGCGCGCTGTTCATCGCGGTGATCACGGCGGGCCAGACGTTGGGTGGCTTCGCCCGCCCGGCCGCGCTGCTGCTGCCGCGGGGGCGCACCCGCGGGGCCGGACCCAACGATTTCGAGATCAACCGGACCGCGGTGGCGGCCGGGATCTCCGCCGAGAACACCGGCGAACGCTGGCGGCTTCACCTCAGCGGCGGCTCCCGGCCCCAGGCATTGGGCCGCGCCGCGCTGCTGGCCATGCCGCAGCACACCGCGGTGCTGCCGATCGCCTGCGTGGAGGGCTGGTCGACCACACAACGCTGGACCGGCGTGCGGCTGGCGGATCTGGCCCGGCTGGCCGGAGTACCGGCGCCGGAATCGGCGCACGTGACATCGTTGGAGCGCTCGGGCGCGTTCGGCCGGGCCACCCTGCAGGGAAGCCAGGTGCTGCACCCCGACGCGCTGCTGGCCCTGCGTGTCAACGGCACCGACCTGTCACCGGATCACGGCTTCCCGGCGCGCATCATCGTGCCGGCGCTGCCCGGGGTGCACAACACCAAGTGGGTGGAGTCCATCGCGTTTCAGGGCGCCGCGAATGCCTGA